One Thermosphaera aggregans DNA segment encodes these proteins:
- a CDS encoding MFS transporter, with protein sequence MRLGNKVDTDVNRKVYLAETATYNFAVNISIGMSNALLIRLLSYGVSELGLLTFVRILAYGVSQVPAALLVEHYRHRRKMLWNLFGAINRLGPSLLIFSLILPKEYSLSFALTISFLSQFAGGVAGVAATHVLADIIPVEESPYFFSKVNQLNYVSISLAFITSFATFALIPDYLVSYQLLYAISFTVGLVSTLFLVRIKDPKGFVNHGRSMTRLYDDLEVVKFIFTDKRLRRYLLVISLFNFSVNIPAPFWDYIVMVVIGGNELIVVLKNVVSLAVKSVGMFFWKREIVKFGLRKVTVVGMASTAVVPILYKDFATTTSLLGIEAVSGYVWAPLDLSIFLYNAYLPPKEVRPAYLSLLGLTINSVSSLASMMGTIIAVSTGDVGSVLLASSVLRGVTASIAYATLPEVEEKSTGVRK encoded by the coding sequence ATGAGGCTTGGGAACAAAGTTGACACGGATGTAAACAGGAAAGTGTACCTCGCGGAGACCGCTACGTACAATTTCGCCGTAAATATTTCAATAGGAATGAGCAATGCTCTACTGATCAGGCTTCTCTCATACGGTGTTTCAGAGCTTGGTTTACTCACATTCGTAAGGATACTCGCGTACGGGGTAAGCCAGGTTCCTGCTGCACTTCTCGTCGAGCACTACCGACATAGAAGAAAAATGCTGTGGAATTTGTTCGGAGCTATAAACAGGCTGGGACCAAGCCTCCTGATTTTCTCACTGATTCTCCCAAAAGAGTACTCTTTATCATTTGCTCTAACAATATCTTTTCTCTCACAGTTTGCGGGAGGAGTGGCCGGGGTTGCAGCCACACACGTGTTAGCTGATATCATACCAGTCGAGGAATCTCCTTATTTCTTCTCTAAGGTTAACCAGTTGAACTATGTTTCAATAAGCCTGGCCTTCATAACCTCGTTCGCCACTTTCGCGCTAATACCTGATTACCTGGTTTCCTACCAGCTTCTTTACGCCATTTCTTTCACTGTGGGACTGGTCTCCACCCTGTTCCTGGTTAGGATTAAGGATCCGAAGGGATTTGTGAATCACGGGAGATCGATGACAAGGCTGTATGATGATTTAGAAGTGGTTAAATTCATCTTTACTGATAAGAGGCTGAGGAGATATCTCCTAGTAATATCGTTGTTTAATTTCTCGGTCAACATTCCAGCCCCGTTCTGGGACTATATCGTTATGGTCGTGATCGGAGGTAACGAGCTAATTGTTGTGTTGAAAAATGTGGTGAGTTTAGCGGTAAAATCAGTAGGCATGTTCTTCTGGAAAAGAGAGATTGTTAAGTTTGGCTTGAGAAAAGTAACAGTAGTCGGCATGGCCTCAACAGCTGTGGTTCCAATACTTTACAAGGATTTTGCCACCACTACAAGCCTCCTAGGTATTGAGGCTGTCAGCGGCTACGTATGGGCTCCCCTGGACCTCTCCATCTTTCTCTACAATGCTTACCTGCCTCCGAAGGAGGTTAGACCTGCCTACCTCTCACTCCTAGGCTTAACCATAAACTCTGTTTCCAGTTTAGCCTCCATGATGGGCACTATCATAGCGGTCTCAACAGGGGATGTGGGAAGCGTCCTGCTAGCCTCGAGTGTTTTAAGAGGTGTCACAGCATCCATCGCTTACGCCACGTTGCCTGAGGTTGAAGAGAAGAGTACTGGGGTGCGCAAGTAG
- a CDS encoding PLP-dependent cysteine synthase family protein yields the protein MKVCRDMVECIGATPIIRLSRVVPEGFQPEIWAKMEFTNPTGSVKDRMAYYMIKKAMEKGELKPGMTLVVPTTGNTGIAFSALGSVLGFKVLIVIPEEMSAERFMLMRLFGADFYFTPGGESDADKALEIAKKLAAENPDKYYFFDQWGDEANVEAHYETTGKEILEQIGCPKAFVAEVGTGGTLMGIAKRLKEECRDVIVAGAEPAECPVAAGWFKTGKPGPWGRHEIEGVGDGFIPDIVMRYKHLLDDFVTVSSDEAINMARLIARRQGLPVGISSGANVVAAIKLAQEHKLGKGDKVVTILPDYAARYFSTRLFKKQREIASRKQILDELDI from the coding sequence ATGAAAGTATGCAGGGACATGGTAGAATGTATTGGTGCAACACCAATAATAAGACTATCCAGGGTAGTGCCGGAGGGATTCCAGCCTGAGATATGGGCTAAGATGGAGTTCACCAACCCTACCGGCAGTGTAAAGGACAGGATGGCATACTATATGATTAAGAAAGCGATGGAGAAAGGCGAGTTGAAGCCTGGCATGACCCTTGTAGTTCCAACAACCGGGAACACCGGCATAGCCTTCTCAGCGCTTGGAAGCGTCCTCGGTTTCAAAGTGCTAATAGTGATCCCAGAAGAAATGAGTGCTGAAAGATTCATGCTCATGAGATTGTTCGGCGCAGACTTCTACTTCACTCCTGGAGGTGAGAGCGATGCTGATAAAGCATTGGAGATTGCTAAGAAGCTTGCCGCGGAAAACCCTGATAAATACTACTTCTTCGACCAATGGGGTGATGAGGCAAACGTTGAAGCACACTACGAGACAACGGGTAAGGAAATACTTGAGCAAATAGGCTGTCCCAAAGCCTTCGTAGCGGAGGTTGGGACAGGCGGGACGCTAATGGGTATTGCTAAAAGACTCAAAGAGGAGTGCAGAGACGTGATCGTGGCTGGTGCGGAGCCTGCTGAATGCCCAGTTGCAGCTGGATGGTTCAAGACGGGCAAGCCTGGTCCATGGGGCAGGCACGAGATCGAGGGTGTTGGCGACGGATTCATCCCGGATATTGTGATGAGATATAAGCATTTGCTAGACGACTTCGTAACGGTGTCAAGCGATGAGGCAATAAATATGGCAAGGCTTATTGCGAGAAGGCAGGGTCTTCCCGTAGGTATTAGTAGCGGAGCAAACGTTGTCGCAGCCATTAAGCTAGCCCAGGAGCACAAGCTTGGGAAGGGAGACAAGGTTGTAACTATATTGCCAGACTACGCTGCAAGATACTTCAGCACCAGGCTGTTCAAGAAGCAGAGGGAAATAGCTAGCAGGAAGCAAATCTTAGATGAACTAGATATTTAA
- a CDS encoding FAD binding domain-containing protein, which yields MYRPKTLEDALEFLSKNAPDVKPLAGGTELLVLIRDKKITTPKYLLDLSPLKKQLSYVKIEDGKVRIGATTTLYEISRTFLHSDVRFAGFVDTWKKFGTLAIRFSATIGGNVVAGTQYSDYATLLLAYDATVKAVSSRGERSIPLEKFILDKRIIDLRPDELVKEVEFAIPPQGSSSSFVKFDRRELLIAGIITGAFFLALEEGKIRDVKIAFDMVKGKRAPARSHEVESFLLGKTFSEDLIEKAAEEVLPTYMERITDWWTTAEYRLDMSKVALKRGLLKCKARIEKGVI from the coding sequence CTGTATAGGCCGAAAACCCTTGAAGACGCCTTAGAATTCCTCTCTAAAAACGCGCCAGATGTCAAGCCTCTAGCTGGAGGCACAGAGCTGTTAGTACTGATAAGGGATAAGAAAATCACAACGCCGAAGTACCTGCTAGACCTCTCACCTCTGAAGAAACAACTGTCCTATGTGAAAATCGAGGATGGTAAGGTGAGGATAGGGGCTACGACAACCCTCTACGAGATAAGCAGAACCTTCCTTCACAGCGACGTTAGATTCGCAGGATTCGTTGACACATGGAAGAAGTTCGGAACTCTCGCCATAAGATTCTCTGCCACAATAGGGGGAAACGTGGTTGCTGGAACCCAGTACAGTGATTATGCAACACTTCTCCTAGCATACGATGCAACCGTCAAGGCAGTTAGCAGTAGGGGCGAGCGATCAATCCCTCTGGAAAAATTCATACTTGATAAAAGGATTATTGATCTGCGACCGGATGAGCTGGTGAAAGAAGTAGAGTTCGCTATTCCCCCACAAGGCTCCAGCAGTAGTTTCGTTAAATTCGATAGGCGTGAACTACTAATAGCTGGAATCATAACAGGAGCCTTCTTCCTCGCGTTGGAGGAGGGAAAGATCCGTGATGTTAAAATAGCATTCGACATGGTGAAGGGTAAGAGAGCTCCTGCTAGATCTCACGAGGTTGAAAGCTTCTTGCTAGGTAAAACGTTCTCCGAGGATTTAATCGAGAAAGCGGCTGAAGAGGTCTTGCCAACGTATATGGAGAGAATAACTGATTGGTGGACGACAGCTGAGTATAGATTAGACATGTCGAAGGTTGCTTTGAAAAGAGGCCTTCTCAAGTGTAAAGCCCGG